A window of Bacteroides sp. contains these coding sequences:
- the hisS gene encoding histidine--tRNA ligase has protein sequence MAIQKPGIPKGTRDFLPLEIAGREMIFNTIRRIFQLHGFKPIETPALENLSTLLGKYGEEGDRLIFKILNSGDFALKVNEDLWNERDSGKLSSRISEKGLRYDLTVPFARFVVQYQNEITFPFKRYQIQPVWRADRPQKGRYREFFQCDVDVVGSDSLVNEAEFLQIIDEVFGSLGIRVMIKLNNRKILAGIAQYIGFEEKLTDITVAIDKMEKIGLEKVKEELLDRGLSREAIEKLQPVLLLEGSDHEKLAALSEILKSSETGKKGIEEVREVFEIISSTPLGCNLELDLTLARGLNYYTGAIIEVKALDVALGSICGGGRYDDLTGIFGLQGTSGVGISFGADRIYDVMKELNLFPEGMGSFTTLLAVNFGERERNYCLPLLQKLRLHGISCEMYPDPAKMKKQMQYADKNGIPFVLLAGDSEISQGLYSLKNMKTGDQQQLPAASIIQMLTHQP, from the coding sequence ATGGCAATTCAAAAACCAGGGATTCCGAAAGGTACCCGTGATTTTTTACCGCTGGAGATCGCAGGCAGGGAGATGATCTTCAATACGATTCGCAGGATTTTTCAATTGCATGGCTTCAAGCCCATTGAAACCCCTGCGCTTGAAAACCTGTCGACTTTGCTCGGAAAGTATGGGGAGGAGGGAGACCGGTTGATATTCAAAATATTGAATTCAGGCGATTTTGCATTAAAAGTGAATGAAGATCTTTGGAATGAGCGTGATTCAGGCAAATTATCCTCTCGTATTTCAGAAAAGGGGCTGCGTTACGACCTGACGGTTCCTTTTGCCCGCTTTGTGGTGCAGTATCAGAACGAAATTACCTTTCCCTTTAAGCGATACCAGATCCAACCGGTTTGGCGTGCCGACAGGCCGCAGAAAGGCCGCTATCGCGAATTTTTCCAGTGCGATGTGGATGTGGTTGGGAGTGATTCACTGGTTAACGAGGCTGAATTTTTGCAGATCATTGATGAGGTTTTTGGCAGTCTTGGTATTCGGGTCATGATCAAGTTGAATAACCGTAAGATCCTGGCTGGCATTGCCCAATACATCGGTTTTGAGGAAAAACTGACGGATATCACGGTGGCCATTGATAAAATGGAAAAGATCGGGCTGGAGAAAGTTAAGGAGGAGTTACTTGACCGCGGGCTCAGCCGCGAAGCTATTGAGAAATTGCAGCCTGTACTGTTACTTGAGGGTTCTGACCATGAAAAGCTCGCTGCGCTTTCAGAGATTTTGAAGTCCTCAGAAACAGGCAAAAAGGGAATTGAAGAAGTTCGTGAAGTGTTTGAGATAATTTCCAGTACCCCACTGGGTTGTAATCTGGAATTGGATCTTACCCTTGCGCGTGGCTTGAACTATTATACGGGGGCCATCATTGAGGTGAAAGCCCTGGATGTTGCCCTGGGAAGCATTTGTGGCGGAGGCAGATATGATGATCTCACCGGAATATTTGGCTTACAGGGTACTTCCGGAGTAGGTATCTCTTTTGGTGCAGACCGCATTTATGATGTTATGAAGGAGTTGAATCTCTTTCCGGAGGGAATGGGATCATTTACCACTTTGCTTGCCGTAAACTTTGGGGAGCGTGAACGGAATTATTGCCTCCCATTGCTTCAGAAGCTTAGGTTACATGGCATCAGTTGTGAAATGTATCCTGATCCCGCAAAAATGAAAAAGCAAATGCAGTATGCCGATAAAAACGGAATTCCTTTTGTATTGCTTGCCGGTGATAGTGAAATCAGCCAGGGACTTTATTCACTCAAAAATATGAAGACCGGGGACCAGCAGCAATTGCCTGCTGCCTCAATCATTCAAATGCTTACCCATCAACCGTAA
- the hutH gene encoding histidine ammonia-lyase, whose protein sequence is METHHISPQRITLDTLKSILQKEMKLDLSEESRQRIIACRNYLDEKIRHQNEPIYGVTTGFGSLCNHSISRQELGTLQKNLVMSHACGMGEELSPDLVRLMLILKIQSLSYGHSGIRLETVERLIDFFNYDILPVVYSQGSLGASGDLAPLAHLSLPLLGLGDVIFEGQRMSAAEVLKLKGWQPLELASKEGLALLNGTQFMAAIGSYCLMKARELSLWADFTGALSLEGFDGKIEPFLEQVHLVRHHEGQIETARQFRKILEGSLLINQKKGHVQDPYSFRCIPQVHGASKDAISYVCSVFENEINAVTDNPTIFPEGDLIISAGNFHGQPLAITLDFLGIALAELGNISERRVYRLISGARQLPSFLVAHPGLNSGFMIPQYTAASIVSQNKQYCTPASVDSIESSQGQEDHVSMGANAAVKTLKIVDNLAKLLAIELLNASQAMEFRDARKTSPVLKKLLKDFRQKVPFVEDDVVMYAEMGKALQFIKEKDPLDYLV, encoded by the coding sequence ATGGAAACCCATCATATCAGCCCTCAACGAATCACCCTCGACACTTTAAAAAGCATTCTTCAGAAAGAAATGAAGCTGGATTTATCTGAAGAATCCAGACAAAGAATCATTGCCTGCCGCAATTACCTGGATGAAAAGATCCGTCATCAGAATGAACCCATTTATGGGGTTACCACGGGTTTCGGGTCGTTATGCAACCACAGTATTTCCCGACAGGAACTGGGAACATTGCAGAAGAACCTGGTGATGTCGCATGCCTGTGGAATGGGAGAGGAGTTGTCGCCCGACTTGGTAAGGCTGATGTTAATCCTGAAGATCCAGTCGCTTTCATACGGACATTCCGGAATACGATTGGAAACGGTGGAACGCCTGATCGATTTTTTTAATTATGATATCCTGCCTGTGGTTTACAGCCAGGGTTCTCTGGGTGCTTCCGGTGATCTGGCCCCTCTGGCACACTTGTCTTTGCCTTTGTTGGGCCTTGGAGATGTGATCTTTGAAGGCCAAAGAATGTCTGCAGCCGAAGTATTGAAGCTGAAGGGATGGCAACCGCTGGAACTGGCATCCAAGGAAGGCCTTGCACTGCTTAACGGTACCCAGTTTATGGCTGCCATCGGGAGTTATTGCCTGATGAAGGCAAGGGAATTGAGCCTTTGGGCTGATTTTACAGGTGCCCTTTCCCTTGAAGGGTTTGATGGTAAAATTGAACCTTTCCTGGAGCAAGTCCACCTGGTAAGGCATCATGAGGGACAAATTGAAACCGCAAGGCAATTCAGGAAGATACTGGAAGGAAGCCTTCTGATCAACCAAAAGAAAGGCCATGTCCAGGATCCCTATTCGTTCCGCTGCATTCCCCAGGTCCATGGGGCTTCAAAAGATGCCATAAGCTATGTGTGCTCAGTCTTCGAGAATGAGATCAATGCGGTTACCGATAACCCCACCATTTTTCCGGAAGGGGATTTAATCATATCAGCAGGCAATTTTCATGGACAACCTTTGGCCATAACGCTTGATTTCCTGGGTATTGCACTTGCAGAATTGGGGAATATTTCCGAGCGCAGGGTGTATCGGCTGATCTCCGGGGCGCGCCAATTGCCATCCTTTCTCGTAGCACATCCCGGCCTTAACTCAGGCTTTATGATCCCCCAATATACTGCGGCTTCCATTGTGAGCCAGAATAAACAATATTGCACGCCGGCTTCTGTTGATTCCATTGAATCAAGTCAGGGCCAGGAAGACCACGTTAGCATGGGTGCCAATGCTGCCGTAAAGACATTGAAAATTGTTGACAACCTGGCTAAATTGCTGGCTATTGAACTACTGAATGCCAGCCAGGCTATGGAATTCAGGGATGCCAGAAAAACTTCTCCAGTTCTTAAGAAACTTCTTAAAGATTTCCGGCAAAAGGTTCCCTTTGTGGAGGATGATGTGGTTATGTATGCCGAGATGGGAAAAGCATTGCAATTTATAAAAGAAAAGGATCCATTAGATTATCTTGTTTAG
- a CDS encoding zinc dependent phospholipase C family protein produces the protein MHRGAKFLPVLFFILFSLTPPLGSMGFGFVAHRKINRLAVFTLPPEMVGFFKKNIEYLSEHAVDPDRKAFAIPGEAERHYIDIERYGSSPFDSLPRHWTQAIEKYKEGTLVHNGVLPWHIYLMLIRLTYAFEERDPDLILYQAAHIGHYIADACTPLHTTMHYNGVRPEQAGIHALWESRIPEMLSHSDSFDYLVGRAQLIEEPLERAWELVKMSHLMVDSIFQAYDLMLENFSPDQVFSYEVRGQALSRVYSREFTLALHKEMNQMVERQMRLAVKCVGDFWYTAWVNAGQPDLYALEDKGISRKFRKLLERERKEWEEAKEPAGRPNPE, from the coding sequence ATGCACCGCGGGGCAAAGTTCCTTCCTGTATTATTCTTTATTTTGTTCAGCCTGACCCCTCCCTTGGGAAGTATGGGGTTTGGTTTTGTGGCACACCGAAAGATTAACCGGCTGGCGGTATTTACCCTCCCGCCTGAAATGGTGGGCTTCTTCAAAAAGAACATAGAATACCTTTCGGAGCATGCGGTAGATCCTGATCGTAAAGCTTTTGCCATTCCGGGAGAAGCTGAACGCCATTATATAGATATTGAAAGATATGGCAGCTCTCCTTTCGATTCATTGCCCCGTCACTGGACGCAAGCCATTGAAAAATACAAAGAGGGCACTTTGGTTCATAACGGCGTTTTGCCCTGGCATATTTACTTGATGCTGATCAGGTTAACATACGCGTTTGAGGAACGGGACCCCGATCTTATCCTTTACCAGGCTGCCCACATTGGACATTATATCGCGGATGCCTGCACACCCCTTCATACAACCATGCATTACAATGGCGTCAGACCTGAACAGGCAGGCATCCATGCACTCTGGGAAAGCCGAATACCCGAAATGTTATCACATTCTGATTCATTCGATTATTTGGTGGGCAGGGCACAATTAATTGAAGAGCCCCTTGAAAGGGCATGGGAACTGGTAAAGATGAGTCATCTAATGGTAGATTCAATTTTTCAGGCTTATGACCTGATGCTTGAGAATTTCTCACCTGACCAGGTATTCTCGTATGAGGTTCGGGGGCAGGCCCTATCGCGGGTTTATTCGCGGGAGTTTACTTTGGCCCTGCACAAGGAAATGAACCAAATGGTAGAGCGCCAGATGCGGCTCGCCGTCAAGTGCGTTGGTGATTTTTGGTATACAGCCTGGGTAAATGCAGGCCAACCAGACCTGTATGCACTGGAAGATAAAGGAATTAGCCGCAAATTTCGCAAGCTCCTTGAACGAGAACGGAAAGAATGGGAAGAAGCAAAAGAGCCGGCAGGAAGACCTAATCCGGAATAA